The sequence GGCTCAGGAATACGGAAACGGGAGGTATTAAGGACATAATTTATACAATCCAGGAAATCAACCCGGTGTCCTGGTGAGACAAAAACTGGTCTTACCCCATCCCGGGTGCGTAAAACAACACCGATTATCTGTCCATCATCCAAGAGAAATTTCCAATCCCCTCTTTTTCTACCAGGCATAACAAATTCACCAAACAAATGGGATTTGGCACACCCAATTACCGGCTTATCGAGGATTACGCCAAGATGGGTTGCGATACCACACCTTCGGGGATGGGCAATCCCTTGCCCATCAATAAATATAAGATCGGGTCTGTGTTTTAATTTGTGATAGGCTTTTAAAATCACTGGCATTTCACGGAATGCCAAAAAATTTGGAATATAAGGCAAGGGTGCCTTATCTGCCGCCCATGTGGTCTCTATTAACTCCAATTGTGGATAAGTGAGAATCACTATTCCAGCAATCAATATCTGCTCTTTATTAGCCACATCTATGCCCGCAATCAATTCCGGCTGTGGACACCGGCAGATTAACATTTTCTTGCTAATGCGGTTTTGAATCTTGATAAGCTGATCCAGCCTGCAGGGATTATTCAACGGTGACACTCTTGGCAAGATTTCGCGGCCGATCCACATCAAGCCCTTTGAAAGTAGCAATGAAATAGGCAAGTAGCTGTAAAGGAATTACTGCCAGGATGGGCGAGATAAATTCGATGCAGGGTGGAATTTCAATGACATGTTTGCTTATGGCACTTGTTGGCTGATCCCCTTCGGTGACCACGCTAATTACTTGTCCCCGACGGGCAACCACCTCTTCAATATTGCTGTACATCTTCTCATAGACACTGGATTGCGGATTGATACACACTACCGGCATATTTTCATCAATCAAGGCAATCGGACCATGTTTCATCTCTCCAGCAGCATAACCCGTGGCGTGTATATAAGATATTTCTTTTAATTTCAGAGCTCCCTCCAGGGCGGTCGGATAGTTTATCCCCCGACCCAGAAATAAAAAATCCCGGGCATTATAATAATTCAAAGCAATCTTTCTAATCTCATCCTGCTTTTCTAATATCTCTTCAACCTGCCGTGGTATCTTTTTTATCTCCTCCAGATGGAAACGGACATCTTCATCTTTCAAAAACCCCCTTAATCTACCCAGATAAAGACTGAACAGGTAGAGATTTAATATTTCTGCGGTGTAGGCCTTGGTGGAAGCGACACCGATCTCGGGACCGGCCATGATTGGAATATTACCATCCGACTCCCGGTAAATACTTGAATGAGGCACATTCACCAAAGAAAGCACCTTCAAAAATCTCGCCTTTGCTTCTCTTAGACCCGCGATGGTATCCGCCGTCTCACCGGATTGACTGATCGCCATCACCATGGTATTACCGTCAAGGACAGTATCCCGGTAACGAAATTCACTCGAAATATCAACTTCCGTGCTGACCCGGGCAAACCGCTCAATCAAGTATTTACCCACCACCCCGGCATGCCAGGATGTTCCACAGGCCTGGATATAGATTCGTGAGACCTTTAAAAAGTCTTTTTCAGTAAAATTGACCTCTGCACCCAGGCTTATCATATCTCCGATTATCCGTTCCTGAACAATCCGGGAGAGAACCTGGGGTTGTTCAAAGATTTCTTTAAGCATGAAATGGGGATAATTGCCTTTTTCAATATCCGTAATTCGGATGGTTACCTTCCGGGGCTGGATCGCTACCTCTTCGCCCTTAAAGCTTTTTATCATGTACTTCTGGGGTGCAATCATTGCTACTGTATCATTGGGCATGTCAATTATTTTGTCAAATATCGTAATCACACCAGAAACATCGCTCGCCAGGGCAGCTTCATCTTTGTTGATACTTAAAACCAATGGAGCATCATGCCGGGCACAGACGATACATTCCGGTTCTCGGGTGTAAATCACCGCAAAAGCAAAATTCCCCTTAAGCTTTGAAACAACCTGCAAGACTGCATCAAACAAGGTGGCTTTCAAATTTTCCTCAATTAGATGAACGATCACTTCCGAATCGGTATAGGAGCGGAATAGATGTCCCCTTTTCTCCAGTTCTTCTTTTAATAGGTGATAATTTTCTATTATTCCATTAACCACCAAGGCAAGTTCTTCGTTACAATCAACGAGAGGATGGGTATTCTCTTCATGAGGGCTCCCATGGGTTGCCCAACGGGTATGGCCGATACCGATGTTTCCACTCACCGGTGCCCTTTTAAGTAATTCCTGGAGTTCACTCAATTTTCCAGGAACCTTGCGAATTAACAACTCTTCATTATTTATCACCGCAATACCACTGGAATCATATCCCCGATATTCAAGCCTCCACAATCCATTTAAAAGAACACTCGTAATATCCCGGGGACCAATATATCCAACAATCCCACACATTATAGAACATTATATAAATATTTTTAGATTTGTCAAGCAAGGCTTAGGCTGAGTCCTCTCCATTTTTTCTCAAATTATTCTTATGCCGCTGGATTATTAGAGGTAGCCGCACCCTTCAGGGTGCGAAATACTTTGGGTTTTAAAAACATTTATCCTCAGGCTAAAGCCTGCGTCTACCATTTTACCGGTTACCAGCCGAGAGAAAATCGCTAAATTGTTGCTCTACAAAAGTGCTAAATCATTGATTACCTTACAAATCTTGTCCATGATTTTTATCATTCCTTCATAAAAATATGGAGAGGGCTCAGAGGTTCAGGCATGGATTTATTACTTCTGACTGATAAACTCCAATATCCTTCGGAAATCGTTAGCAGAAACTTCTACGAGCTCTATCCCAGCAAGAAATTCCTGAAAGCCGATAATATCAAGATCTAAAAAATGGTCTTCCACCTGCAATTCGGAAGGCAGGTCATAAAAGAACGCTCCACTGCCCAGTGCATCCTCAAGCTGCACAATGTTTTCCGCAATGACCTTTTTTATTGAAGAAATTGCTGGGATCGGAAATTTACCTTCGGTAACTTGAAAATTTGATAGAGTGAGAACCTTCCCCTCAATATCCCAAACTTCAAAGCCTTCTTTGGTTAAAGATGCTGCGACCAAGAAACCATAAAGGGAGCCGAAGAAATGAAGAATATAGGTGTTTTTGCCCTCGTAGCAAAAAGGAAATTCTTCGGGTTTCAATGCTGGGAAGAATCTTTGTTTTAGCAGGACGGAAAGTAAATAATTATAATTACCCGCGCCCTTTCCTTCAAATATCTTTGAAAATTCGGGTCCATCCTCGATACAACGGGCAAAAACCCGGCGTTCTTTTTCTTTAACCTCAACCTTTTCCCAGTATCTACCTCCCAAGATAAACTTTTCCCGTAAATAATAGATTCGTCCCACCGGTGTCCCGGTGCTGGTATCCAAAACCTCATATTCGCCGAACGATTTTTCCGCAATGTTGGAGTGAATCTTACCATAGGCTATCTTGTTCTCAAGTCGTTCACTGAGAAAGTAAATCCCGGTTCGAAACTCTTTTATATTCCCTTCATTCACTAATTGTTTGAAGACCTCCCTCACCACTGTTTCACCATAAAGCGGACGAAATAACTCAATAAGACTTTTTAATGTCGTCCCGATCCGCCGTCGTTGATAAAGATAAGAATAAATCTGCTGTGGAATGATTGAAAGAGATGGTTGATATCTTTTTTCATAGAGTTCGCCCCGGCGCGCACAATCAAAGAATGTCTCAAAAAGGATTTTTTCCCAATTATTTGTATAAATACCAAGTGCAAAGAGTTTGTCGGTCCGACGATTTCCTCGACCAATTCTTTGAAGAAGTGAGGAGATACTATGGGGAGGGCGATAAAGAATTATCGCATCGAGATCACCTATATCAATCCCCAACTCTAAGGTGGAGGTCGCCAGGAGTATTGCCCGGTCCGATTCATTCATGAATCTCTCTATCTCTTCCCGTTGGCTGCGCGGCAGACTCGCGTGGTGGACAAAGACCCGATCCTCAAATGGTGGTATCCGGAATTTCTGAGAAAAACCCTCTGCTAAACTCCGGGCATTGAAGAAAATTAGAATTTTTTTAAGCTGTCTTATCTGCACAATTTTAAAGATCTCTCTTACCCAATTCCGTGCTGGAATCAACAGATACTCAATCTCCCGAGGTGCACGAAGAAAACAGACTTGAGGAGAATCAAAATATCTTTTACCAATATCTAAATCATCAATCGTTGCGGATAATGCACTATATTGTGGGGTAATATTAAATTTCTCCAGTATTTTACGCAATCGGATCAATAGTACCCTCAACTGATCACCCCTTGGGGTGTTGTCAAGAAGATGGATCTCATCAAGAATGACCGCAAAGAGGTTGAGAAAGATTTTGGGCGCGCGAGCAAGGAGTGAATCAAATGACTCCGGAGTAGTTAAAAGAATATTGGGAAAATCCTTTTTTCCGATTACCGGATGGTCACCGGTCTTCCGACCCAGCGTGAGATTCAATGAATTAATGGGCTCTTCAAGGCGACGAAACAGATCATTGACCAAGGCACGGGTGGGTGTGATATATAAAACCTTCATGCCCCTGACTTCTTTTTTCAGAAGATTCTCCACAATCGGTGCAATCACGGCCTCGGTCTTACCACTCGCCGCAGGTGAGATCACCACCACATTCTCTCCCCTTAGAATATGTGGTATGGTCAATTCCTGGATAGGAGTGAAAGAACCAAATCGACTAAAGAAAGGCTTCCAGGTTCTTTCTAATGCCTCTTTGATCAGTTGTGGTTCCATCACTGCTATTTTAGACAAACAAACTTTTTTCTCAGCCGGCTATTGATTTTCAAAAATATACTCCGTTAATAAAAGGTATAGAAATTCGGATAATCGAGCGGGCATTAGCTATTAGGTGTAACTTTTTAAGGATTCCACGGCATCTACAGTGCGCAGGAGTAACATTAAAAATTAAAAGGTTACCCATATCTCCTAATATAGGCTCTAAGAACATTATTCTTCACGCGTTAAATTATATTGACAGTAGCGCGAGTGTCAACAATGATTTTTTCTAAGATTTATCCGCAGGCTAAAGCCTGCGCCTACCATTTTACCGGTTACCAGCCGAGGGAAAATCGCTAAATTATTGATTACCCTTACAAATCTTGCCCAGGAGTTTCATCGTTCTCTCACAAGACATAAAAAATATGGAGAGGACTCAGTGATTTTTAAGTCAAAATCATCTAAGATTAATGGATCTTACCGCACAAAATATTGAACATGCGGTAAAAATTATTCAATCGTTTAATAAAAAGGGGCGGCAATCGCCGCCCCGGATTTTTTACTTAACTTCGACTTCAATCTCTTTCGTTTTGGCCGTTTCAGGCTTTGGTAAGGTTATGGTCAATACTCCATCTTTGTAGGTCGCCTTAACCTTCTCCGCTTCCACCGCGTACGGTAGATTGATGGTGCGGCAGAACTTTCCGTAGTACCGTTCAATCCGATGGTATTTCTTATCCTTGGTCTCGGATTCCTTCTTCCGCTCACCGGAGATGGAGAGAACATCGCCTTCCACTGTCACTTTCAGGTCTTCCTTGTTGACACCCGGAATCTCTGCCCGCACCTCAATATTGCCGTCGTTCTCGGCAATATCGATTGCCGGCATCCAGGTGCGCATTTCGGGGTTAAAGAATCTTCTGACCAGTGAATCATACCAGCGATCAAACTCATCCTCTAACCTTACCAAATCCTGAAATGGCTCCCAAAGTTTGAGGGTGCTCTTCATATTCATCACCTCCTTTTTGTGTTTCCACTTTTTAGACAATAGAATTGATTAAAGGTTAAATCAGGGGGTGGGATTAAATCCTTTTTATTACCGCATCATTTCCCGCACCGACTGAAATATACGAAACTTTTAAACCGGTGTAATGCTCAATGAGTTTTATATACTCCTTTGCCTCCGCAGGCAATTCATCAAATGATTTAACATGAGAAATATCTTTTTTAAACCCGGGAATCTCTTCATAAACCGGTTCCAATTCCTCGGCATAAAAAGGATCGAATTCCCGGGCATTAGCATAACCTACTGCAATCTTTAAGGTTTCAAAATACGACAGCACATCAAGTTTGGTCAAAAATAATTCCTGAGCATTCGTCAGGCGTGCGGCATATCTAACAACCAATGTATCAAAAGCACCACAGCGCCGTGGTCGACCAGTGGTGGCACCATATTCATTGCCGAATCTTCTCAAGTTCTCGCCAAACTCGCTTTTGTCTTCGGTAGGAAACGGACCCATTCCCACCCGTGTTGTGTATGCCTTTGCCACACCAATTACACGGTCAATACGCATAGGTGCACCGGCAACCCCAACGAATAGTCCACCGGTGATGGTATGAGAAGAAGTAACAAAGGGATAGGTACCAAAATTTACATCGAGAAGTGCTCCCTGGGCACCTTCGAAAAGAATTTTCTTATTCTCAAGGACCGCCTGGTTTAAAAACTCAAGGTCATTCACCACAAATGGTTTGAGCTTGTAGGCATATTCAAAACATTTTTCAATTATCTCATTATCCGAGAGCGGTTCGGCATGGAATATTTCCATTAATATTAAATTTTTGCGCGAGATATTTACCCGCAGTTTTTTTTCCAGCGTTTCCGGGTTATAGAGATCTCCAAGGCGGATGCCGATACGGGCATATTTATCTTCATATGCCATGCCGATTCCTTTTTTGGTAGTACCGATACCATGGGTGGTCTCCTCTTTTATTTTATCGAGCATAATATGATACGGAAATATCAAGTGACAAAACCGGGATATCTTTATTCTTGTTTCAATTCCTGGATCAAATTTTTTAATTTCGCTTAATTCTTCAAAAAAAATTGCGGGATCAAAAACACACCCGGCACCGATAAATCCGGTTACATTTTTGTTCAAAACCCCGCTTGGAATCTGGTGAAAAACATATTTATTATTATCACGCCATACCGTATGCCCCGCATTCGGTCCACCCTGGAATCTAATATTGATATCAAATTCTTTTGCCAGATAATCAACGACCTTACCTTTTCCTTCGTCACCCCACTGGAGCCCAACAACTGCTGCAATCATACCAGATAATAATATCCAACAATCCCTAAAAGTCAAGTTCAGTGCTAAAGTAATTAAAAATGATTCTTGACATCGAAAAGATTTTGAATATAATTGTTCCATGCAAAAATACTTTATTGAGATTGCCATCTGCAAAATCGTTTTGGTTATTCTTATAGCCTTAAGGAGGTTGGGCCTTATGGCGGTCTGAGCAATTTTTAATGACCAATAAGGCCCACCAACCCGGTGGGCTTTTTTATTTTAAAAAAGGAGGTGCAATAATGAATAACCAAGAAAGCAAGCAATATGATGATATGGAAGACCGCTTCACTCCTGAAGGAATACCGGTCACAGCACCTGTTTATGTTGGGATGAAGGGCTTTAGCTTCCCGGATTACAGCACCCTGTTTGAGGAAAACAACCCCAGGAAAGTCATTAATTACAAAAACCAGGTATCCGCCATCAGTACAAGCGAAAATGAAGGTTTGATACTGAATTCGAGCTTGGTGGTCATAATCCTTATCTTATCCATGGGTCTTTCCTGGCTCTGAGTATCTTCAGAGGCAGACGAAAGACCCACCAGAAAAGGTGGGTCTTTTTTTTAGAAAATCAAATGGTTAATAAAAAGGAGGTAATTGTAATGAATGAGAGGATATTAATATTTGATACCACATTACGCGATGGTGAACAGGCACCAGGATTCAGCATGAATGTAGCAGAAAAATTAAGGGTTGCCAGACAACTTGAAAGATTGAGGGTGGATATAATTGAAGCCGGATTTCCGATTGCGTCCGAAGGCGATTTTAATGCGGTGAAAAGGATTGCTCAGGAATTAAAAACAGTAACGATTGCGGCTCTGGCACGGGCGAATGAAACTGATATTCGGTGTGCTGCCAAGGCTTTAGAAAAAGCACGCTTCCCCCGCCTCCACATCTTTATCGCCACATCCGATATACACCTTGAGAAAAAACTTAAGATGTCCCGGCGACAGGTGATTGATACTGTAGGAAAGACGATCGAATTCGCCCGCAAATATATTGATGACATTGAATTCTCCGCCGAAGATGCAACGAGGAGCGAATGGGAATTTTTAAAAGAGGTTTATTCGGTTGCAATCAAGTCTGGGGCATCAACTATAAACATACCCGATACTGTAGGATATGCCGTTCCTGAGGAATTTGCGCGCCTCATCTCGTATCTAAAGTCGAATGTAGAAAATATTGAAAATGTTGTCATCAGTGTCCATTGTCACAATGATCTCGGCATGGCAGTTGCCAATTCTCTTGCCGCAATTAAAAGTGGTGCCCGTCAAGTTGAGTGTACTATTAATGGAATCGGCGAAAGGGCAGGCAACGCGTCGCTTGAGGAGGTCGCCATGAATATTAAAACAAGAAAAGATTTTTACAGAATTCAATGTAATGTAGAAACAAAATTTCTTTATCCAACAAGTCGTCTCATCAGACACATAACAGGAATTCCTGTTCAGCCTAATAAGGCAATCGTCGGTGATAATGCATTTGCCCATGAGGCAGGAATCCACCAGGATGGTGTTCTAAAGGATCGCAGGACTTATGAAATCATGACCCCGAAGAAAGTGGGATTTCCAACGAGCATCTTCGTTCTTGGCAAACATTCAGGTAGGCATGCATTGAAAGAACGATTAAAAGTACTTGGTTATGAACTGCCAACCGAAGAATTTGAAAAGACCTTCGTTGCGTTTAAGAATCTTGCGGATAAGAAAAAGATTGTGTATGATGAAGATCTGGAAGCAATCGTCCTCGACGAAGTCTTTAATATCCCCCGCAAATATAGATTGCATAGTGTCAATATCTCCTGCGGAACGAATGTAGTACCAACCGCAACTGTTGAGATGAAGATTGATAATAAATTAATAAAAAAATCCTGTTCGGGTAATGGACCAGTCGATGCTGTTTATAGAACGATTGCATCCATCACCAAGATTAAAACCAACCTCATAAAATTCTCAGTCCAATCATTGACCCCAGAGACCGATGCCATGGGTGAAGTAACGGTTTATCTAAAGGCACACGGGATGACCGTAACCGGCCGTGGCGCGCATACCGATATCGTAGTTGCTAGTGCCAAGGCTTATGTTGATGCCTTAAATAAAATTGCATTTAAAAAGGAAAATAAATGGAGGGACGATGGGCATGACCATCACCGAAAAGATAATTGCCGCACATAGCCGAAGAAAAAAAGTATCACCAGGGGAATTCGTGATGGCAAAGGTGGATCTGGTTCTGGCGAATGAT comes from candidate division WOR-3 bacterium and encodes:
- a CDS encoding endonuclease V translates to MWIGREILPRVSPLNNPCRLDQLIKIQNRISKKMLICRCPQPELIAGIDVANKEQILIAGIVILTYPQLELIETTWAADKAPLPYIPNFLAFREMPVILKAYHKLKHRPDLIFIDGQGIAHPRRCGIATHLGVILDKPVIGCAKSHLFGEFVMPGRKRGDWKFLLDDGQIIGVVLRTRDGVRPVFVSPGHRVDFLDCINYVLNTSRFRIPEPTRLAHIFAEKIKGVPYVQKIKSSLSF
- the glmS gene encoding glutamine--fructose-6-phosphate transaminase (isomerizing); this encodes MCGIVGYIGPRDITSVLLNGLWRLEYRGYDSSGIAVINNEELLIRKVPGKLSELQELLKRAPVSGNIGIGHTRWATHGSPHEENTHPLVDCNEELALVVNGIIENYHLLKEELEKRGHLFRSYTDSEVIVHLIEENLKATLFDAVLQVVSKLKGNFAFAVIYTREPECIVCARHDAPLVLSINKDEAALASDVSGVITIFDKIIDMPNDTVAMIAPQKYMIKSFKGEEVAIQPRKVTIRITDIEKGNYPHFMLKEIFEQPQVLSRIVQERIIGDMISLGAEVNFTEKDFLKVSRIYIQACGTSWHAGVVGKYLIERFARVSTEVDISSEFRYRDTVLDGNTMVMAISQSGETADTIAGLREAKARFLKVLSLVNVPHSSIYRESDGNIPIMAGPEIGVASTKAYTAEILNLYLFSLYLGRLRGFLKDEDVRFHLEEIKKIPRQVEEILEKQDEIRKIALNYYNARDFLFLGRGINYPTALEGALKLKEISYIHATGYAAGEMKHGPIALIDENMPVVCINPQSSVYEKMYSNIEEVVARRGQVISVVTEGDQPTSAISKHVIEIPPCIEFISPILAVIPLQLLAYFIATFKGLDVDRPRNLAKSVTVE
- a CDS encoding DEAD/DEAH box helicase, whose protein sequence is MEPQLIKEALERTWKPFFSRFGSFTPIQELTIPHILRGENVVVISPAASGKTEAVIAPIVENLLKKEVRGMKVLYITPTRALVNDLFRRLEEPINSLNLTLGRKTGDHPVIGKKDFPNILLTTPESFDSLLARAPKIFLNLFAVILDEIHLLDNTPRGDQLRVLLIRLRKILEKFNITPQYSALSATIDDLDIGKRYFDSPQVCFLRAPREIEYLLIPARNWVREIFKIVQIRQLKKILIFFNARSLAEGFSQKFRIPPFEDRVFVHHASLPRSQREEIERFMNESDRAILLATSTLELGIDIGDLDAIILYRPPHSISSLLQRIGRGNRRTDKLFALGIYTNNWEKILFETFFDCARRGELYEKRYQPSLSIIPQQIYSYLYQRRRIGTTLKSLIELFRPLYGETVVREVFKQLVNEGNIKEFRTGIYFLSERLENKIAYGKIHSNIAEKSFGEYEVLDTSTGTPVGRIYYLREKFILGGRYWEKVEVKEKERRVFARCIEDGPEFSKIFEGKGAGNYNYLLSVLLKQRFFPALKPEEFPFCYEGKNTYILHFFGSLYGFLVAASLTKEGFEVWDIEGKVLTLSNFQVTEGKFPIPAISSIKKVIAENIVQLEDALGSGAFFYDLPSELQVEDHFLDLDIIGFQEFLAGIELVEVSANDFRRILEFISQK
- a CDS encoding Hsp20/alpha crystallin family protein; its protein translation is MKSTLKLWEPFQDLVRLEDEFDRWYDSLVRRFFNPEMRTWMPAIDIAENDGNIEVRAEIPGVNKEDLKVTVEGDVLSISGERKKESETKDKKYHRIERYYGKFCRTINLPYAVEAEKVKATYKDGVLTITLPKPETAKTKEIEVEVK
- a CDS encoding adenylosuccinate synthase, with the translated sequence MIAAVVGLQWGDEGKGKVVDYLAKEFDINIRFQGGPNAGHTVWRDNNKYVFHQIPSGVLNKNVTGFIGAGCVFDPAIFFEELSEIKKFDPGIETRIKISRFCHLIFPYHIMLDKIKEETTHGIGTTKKGIGMAYEDKYARIGIRLGDLYNPETLEKKLRVNISRKNLILMEIFHAEPLSDNEIIEKCFEYAYKLKPFVVNDLEFLNQAVLENKKILFEGAQGALLDVNFGTYPFVTSSHTITGGLFVGVAGAPMRIDRVIGVAKAYTTRVGMGPFPTEDKSEFGENLRRFGNEYGATTGRPRRCGAFDTLVVRYAARLTNAQELFLTKLDVLSYFETLKIAVGYANAREFDPFYAEELEPVYEEIPGFKKDISHVKSFDELPAEAKEYIKLIEHYTGLKVSYISVGAGNDAVIKRI
- a CDS encoding 2-isopropylmalate synthase, with translation MVNKKEVIVMNERILIFDTTLRDGEQAPGFSMNVAEKLRVARQLERLRVDIIEAGFPIASEGDFNAVKRIAQELKTVTIAALARANETDIRCAAKALEKARFPRLHIFIATSDIHLEKKLKMSRRQVIDTVGKTIEFARKYIDDIEFSAEDATRSEWEFLKEVYSVAIKSGASTINIPDTVGYAVPEEFARLISYLKSNVENIENVVISVHCHNDLGMAVANSLAAIKSGARQVECTINGIGERAGNASLEEVAMNIKTRKDFYRIQCNVETKFLYPTSRLIRHITGIPVQPNKAIVGDNAFAHEAGIHQDGVLKDRRTYEIMTPKKVGFPTSIFVLGKHSGRHALKERLKVLGYELPTEEFEKTFVAFKNLADKKKIVYDEDLEAIVLDEVFNIPRKYRLHSVNISCGTNVVPTATVEMKIDNKLIKKSCSGNGPVDAVYRTIASITKIKTNLIKFSVQSLTPETDAMGEVTVYLKAHGMTVTGRGAHTDIVVASAKAYVDALNKIAFKKENKWRDDGHDHHRKDNCRT